The following are encoded in a window of Caballeronia sp. NK8 genomic DNA:
- a CDS encoding ABC transporter substrate-binding protein yields the protein MSIDTSPEALAHADAGKRLEELTRRGASRRSVLRAMAAGGLLSVTGAGLLTATGAAHAQSKPKQGGRIRVATQSSSAADTLDPAKGALGTDYARAFMFYSGLTELDNHLGAKMALAESLETKDATVWVVKLRSGVQFHDGKSLTPQDVIYSLMRHKDPAIGSKAKTLADQFKEVKATGPNELTITLTGANADLPVILADSHFLIIKDGTTDFKTAVGTGPFKVKEFAPGVRTVGVRNEKYWKPGMPHLDEVELIGIADEPARVNALMSGDVQLINAVSARSTERIKGTQGFAVLETKTGQYTDLIMRDDGGITGNADFRRGMMYLMDREQMRKTIFRGYGAIGNDQPIDPSNKYYMSGLPQRGFDPDKAKFHFQKAKLGSAPIQLYASPAAEGSVEMAVLMQQVAPQAGINLQVTRVPSDGYWSNHWMKHPLGFGNINARPSADVIFTQFFKSDAPWNEANWKSAQFDQMLVAARGEPDDAKRKKIYGDMQELVHTDGGIGIPMFQSSLDAHTTKLEGLGGIPLAGLMGWMFAENVWLEA from the coding sequence GCGGCTCATGCGCAGAGCAAGCCGAAGCAGGGCGGACGCATCCGCGTGGCGACGCAGTCGTCGTCCGCCGCCGATACGCTCGATCCCGCGAAGGGCGCGCTCGGCACCGACTACGCGCGCGCGTTCATGTTCTACAGCGGCCTGACCGAACTCGACAATCATCTCGGCGCGAAGATGGCGCTCGCCGAATCGCTCGAAACGAAGGACGCGACCGTGTGGGTCGTGAAGCTGCGCAGCGGCGTGCAGTTCCATGACGGCAAATCGCTCACGCCGCAGGATGTCATCTATTCTCTGATGCGCCATAAAGACCCGGCGATCGGCTCGAAGGCGAAGACGCTCGCCGACCAGTTCAAGGAAGTCAAGGCGACCGGCCCGAACGAACTGACCATCACGCTGACGGGCGCGAACGCGGACCTGCCGGTGATTCTCGCCGACTCGCACTTCCTCATCATCAAGGACGGCACGACCGACTTCAAGACGGCGGTCGGCACGGGTCCGTTCAAAGTGAAAGAGTTCGCGCCGGGCGTGCGTACCGTGGGCGTGCGCAACGAGAAGTACTGGAAGCCGGGCATGCCGCATCTGGACGAAGTGGAACTGATCGGCATCGCCGACGAGCCCGCGCGCGTGAACGCGCTCATGTCGGGCGACGTGCAGCTCATCAACGCGGTGAGCGCGCGCTCGACCGAGCGCATCAAGGGCACGCAAGGCTTCGCGGTGCTGGAAACGAAGACCGGCCAGTACACCGACCTCATCATGCGCGACGACGGCGGCATCACGGGCAATGCGGACTTCCGCCGCGGCATGATGTACCTGATGGACCGCGAACAGATGCGCAAGACGATCTTCCGTGGCTATGGCGCGATCGGCAACGATCAGCCGATCGATCCGAGCAACAAGTACTACATGTCGGGCCTGCCGCAACGCGGCTTCGATCCCGACAAGGCGAAGTTCCACTTCCAGAAAGCGAAGCTCGGCAGCGCGCCGATTCAGCTCTACGCATCGCCGGCGGCGGAAGGCTCGGTCGAAATGGCCGTGCTGATGCAGCAGGTCGCGCCGCAGGCGGGCATCAATCTGCAAGTGACGCGCGTGCCGTCCGACGGCTACTGGTCGAATCACTGGATGAAGCATCCGCTCGGCTTCGGCAACATCAACGCGCGCCCGAGCGCGGACGTGATCTTCACGCAGTTCTTCAAGTCCGACGCGCCGTGGAACGAAGCGAACTGGAAGAGCGCGCAGTTCGACCAGATGCTGGTCGCCGCGCGTGGCGAACCGGACGATGCGAAGCGCAAGAAGATCTACGGCGACATGCAGGAACTCGTGCACACCGATGGCGGCATCGGCATTCCGATGTTCCAGAGCTCGCTCGACGCGCACACCACGAAGCTCGAGGGTCTCGGCGGCATTCCGCTCGCGGGTCTGATGGGCTGGATGTTCGCGGAAAACGTATGGCTCGAGGCATGA